A portion of the Chiroxiphia lanceolata isolate bChiLan1 chromosome 10, bChiLan1.pri, whole genome shotgun sequence genome contains these proteins:
- the LOC116791925 gene encoding deoxyribodipyrimidine photo-lyase-like isoform X1: MTLLGMVQHYHRHELPKPRISHGSSELGIFHPAWIKHRPLATTVLRALARAVLRMPRGQGKRKAEVTEVPRVSRRRTEEEEAMQEARRRAAPSVREFKYNKKRVRLVSQGSDLKDNARCILYWMCRDQRVQDNWAFLYAQRLALKQELPLHICFCLVPKFLEATIRHYDFMLRGLQEVAEECAELNISFHLLLGYPKDVLPAFVVERGVGGLVTDFSPLRLPRQWVEDVREQLPEDVPFAQVDAHNIVPCWVASPKQEYSARTIRGKIHAQLPEFLTEFPPVVRHPYPPSCPAEPIAWEACYSSLQVDHTVKEVDWATPGTAAGLAVLKSFITERLKSFGSHRNDPNKAALSNLSPWFHFGQVSTQRVILEVQKHRRKYKESVDAFVEEAVVRRELAENFCYYNENYDSVQGAYDWAQTTLKLHAKDKRPYIYSLQELEQGTTHDPLWNAAQLQMVREGKMHGFLRMYWAKKILEWTHSPEEALKFAIYLNDRYELDGRDPNGYVGCLWSICGIHDQGWAERAIFGKIRYMNYAGCKRKFDVDQFERRYAPTHSQ, from the exons CGGCCGCTCGCAACCACGGTGCTCCGGGCGCTGGCCCGGGCGGTCCTGAGGATGCCGCGGGGACAAGGGAAGCGAAAGGCCGAGGTCACGGAGGTGCCTCGCGTGTCTCGGAGGAGGACGGAGGAAGAGGAGGCGATGCAGGAGGCCCGGCGGAGGGCGGCCCCGTCCGTGCGAGAGTTCAAGTACAACAAAAAGCGGGTTCGCCTCGTCTCGCAGGGCTCGGACCTGAAGGATAATGCTCGGTGCATCCTTTACTGGATGTGCCGGGATCAGCGGGTACAAG ATAACTGGGCTTTCCTCTACGCCCAGCGCCTGGCCCTCAAacaggagctgcccctgcacaTCTGCTTCTGTCTGGTGCCCAAATTCCTGGAGGCCACCATCCGGCACTACGATTTCATGCTGAGAGGCCTGCAGGAGGTGGCCGAG GAGTGTGCAGAGCTGAACATCTCCTTCCACTTGCTGCTGGGCTACCCCAAGGACGTGCTGCCTGCGTTTGTGGTGGAGCGTGGTGTGGGTGGGCTGGTGACAGACTTCAGTCCCCTCCGCCTCCCCCGGCAGTGGGTGGAGGACGTCAGGGAACAGTTGCCAGAGGATGTGCCATTTGCACAG GTTGATGCCCACAACATTGTGCCCTGCTGGGTTGCCTCCCCCAAGCAGGAATACAGCGCCAGGACCATTCGGGGCAAGATCCACGCTCAGCTCCCTGAGTTCCTCACGGAGTTCCCCCCTGTTGTTCGTCACCCATATCCCCCGTCCTGCCCAGCAGAG CCCATTGCTTGGGAGGCCTGTTATTCCAGCTTGCAGGTAGACCACACCGTGAAGGAGGTGGACTGGGCaacccctggcacagctgcagggctggctgtgctgaaATCCTTCATCACAGAGCGGCTGAAATCCTTTGGCTCCCACCGGAACGACCCCAACAAAGCAGCTCTCAGCAACCTGTCCCCATGGTTCCACTTTG gccAGGTTTCCACCCAGCGAGTCATCCTGGAGGTGCAGAAGCACCGGCGCAAGTACAAGGAGTCGGTGGATGCGTTCGTGGAGGAGGCCGTGGTGCGCCGGGAGCTGGCTGAAAACTTCTGCTACTACAACGAGAACTACGACAGTGTGCAGG GTGCCTACGACTGGGCACAAACCACCCTGAAACTCCACGCCAAAGACAAGAGGCCTTATATCTACagtctgcaggagctggagcaggggacCACACACGACCCACTCTGGAATGCTGCCCAG CTCCAAATGGTCCGGGAGGGGAAGATGCACGGCTTCCTGCGGATGTACTGGGCTAAGAAGATCCTGGAGTGGACCCACTCCCCTGAGGAGGCCCTGAAGTTTGCCATCTACCTTAATGACCGCTACGAGCTGGACGGGAGGGACCCCAACGGATACGTAG GCTGCCTGTGGTCCATCTGTGGAATACACgaccagggctgggcagagcgGGCCATCTTTGGGAAGATCCGCTACATGAACTACGCCGGCTGCAAGCGCAAGTTTGACGTGGACCAGTTCGAGCGTCGCTACGCCCCCACACACTCCCAGTGA
- the LOC116791925 gene encoding deoxyribodipyrimidine photo-lyase-like isoform X2, which produces MPRGQGKRKAEVTEVPRVSRRRTEEEEAMQEARRRAAPSVREFKYNKKRVRLVSQGSDLKDNARCILYWMCRDQRVQDNWAFLYAQRLALKQELPLHICFCLVPKFLEATIRHYDFMLRGLQEVAEECAELNISFHLLLGYPKDVLPAFVVERGVGGLVTDFSPLRLPRQWVEDVREQLPEDVPFAQVDAHNIVPCWVASPKQEYSARTIRGKIHAQLPEFLTEFPPVVRHPYPPSCPAEPIAWEACYSSLQVDHTVKEVDWATPGTAAGLAVLKSFITERLKSFGSHRNDPNKAALSNLSPWFHFGQVSTQRVILEVQKHRRKYKESVDAFVEEAVVRRELAENFCYYNENYDSVQGAYDWAQTTLKLHAKDKRPYIYSLQELEQGTTHDPLWNAAQLQMVREGKMHGFLRMYWAKKILEWTHSPEEALKFAIYLNDRYELDGRDPNGYVGCLWSICGIHDQGWAERAIFGKIRYMNYAGCKRKFDVDQFERRYAPTHSQ; this is translated from the exons ATGCCGCGGGGACAAGGGAAGCGAAAGGCCGAGGTCACGGAGGTGCCTCGCGTGTCTCGGAGGAGGACGGAGGAAGAGGAGGCGATGCAGGAGGCCCGGCGGAGGGCGGCCCCGTCCGTGCGAGAGTTCAAGTACAACAAAAAGCGGGTTCGCCTCGTCTCGCAGGGCTCGGACCTGAAGGATAATGCTCGGTGCATCCTTTACTGGATGTGCCGGGATCAGCGGGTACAAG ATAACTGGGCTTTCCTCTACGCCCAGCGCCTGGCCCTCAAacaggagctgcccctgcacaTCTGCTTCTGTCTGGTGCCCAAATTCCTGGAGGCCACCATCCGGCACTACGATTTCATGCTGAGAGGCCTGCAGGAGGTGGCCGAG GAGTGTGCAGAGCTGAACATCTCCTTCCACTTGCTGCTGGGCTACCCCAAGGACGTGCTGCCTGCGTTTGTGGTGGAGCGTGGTGTGGGTGGGCTGGTGACAGACTTCAGTCCCCTCCGCCTCCCCCGGCAGTGGGTGGAGGACGTCAGGGAACAGTTGCCAGAGGATGTGCCATTTGCACAG GTTGATGCCCACAACATTGTGCCCTGCTGGGTTGCCTCCCCCAAGCAGGAATACAGCGCCAGGACCATTCGGGGCAAGATCCACGCTCAGCTCCCTGAGTTCCTCACGGAGTTCCCCCCTGTTGTTCGTCACCCATATCCCCCGTCCTGCCCAGCAGAG CCCATTGCTTGGGAGGCCTGTTATTCCAGCTTGCAGGTAGACCACACCGTGAAGGAGGTGGACTGGGCaacccctggcacagctgcagggctggctgtgctgaaATCCTTCATCACAGAGCGGCTGAAATCCTTTGGCTCCCACCGGAACGACCCCAACAAAGCAGCTCTCAGCAACCTGTCCCCATGGTTCCACTTTG gccAGGTTTCCACCCAGCGAGTCATCCTGGAGGTGCAGAAGCACCGGCGCAAGTACAAGGAGTCGGTGGATGCGTTCGTGGAGGAGGCCGTGGTGCGCCGGGAGCTGGCTGAAAACTTCTGCTACTACAACGAGAACTACGACAGTGTGCAGG GTGCCTACGACTGGGCACAAACCACCCTGAAACTCCACGCCAAAGACAAGAGGCCTTATATCTACagtctgcaggagctggagcaggggacCACACACGACCCACTCTGGAATGCTGCCCAG CTCCAAATGGTCCGGGAGGGGAAGATGCACGGCTTCCTGCGGATGTACTGGGCTAAGAAGATCCTGGAGTGGACCCACTCCCCTGAGGAGGCCCTGAAGTTTGCCATCTACCTTAATGACCGCTACGAGCTGGACGGGAGGGACCCCAACGGATACGTAG GCTGCCTGTGGTCCATCTGTGGAATACACgaccagggctgggcagagcgGGCCATCTTTGGGAAGATCCGCTACATGAACTACGCCGGCTGCAAGCGCAAGTTTGACGTGGACCAGTTCGAGCGTCGCTACGCCCCCACACACTCCCAGTGA